The genomic segment TGACACACAGGTATGCGCTACACTTTACAGTCCCAAAACCGGCATCTTCATGGAGATGTTTACAAACGAACCTGGTGTACAGGTTTACACTGGCAATTTCCAGGGTATTCAGGGTGAGGAGAAGATCGTTCGCAAGCATGGCAAACACTATCCTCAGTACATCTCAGTTTGTCTGGAAAGCCAAAAGTACCCCGACTCACCCAACCATCCCGAATGGCCTAGTCCAGTACTTAATCCCGGCGAGAAGTACTACAGTCACGCCGCCTATAAGTTCTCTGTCAAATAACAAATAACAATCAAGTATTATGGCACAGAATGAAAATGGTAGCAGAGGCTATTTAATTAGTATAGTTATGGTAGCAGTATTAGGCGGACTTTTGTTTGGCTATGATACTGCTGTGATTTCTGGAGCAGAAAAGGGACTTCAAGCATTCTTCAAGACAGCTGGAGACTTTGACTACACCGATGGTTGGCACGGCTTTACTTCTGCGAGTGCCCTGATTGGCTGTATCATTGGCTCTGCAATATCTGGTTTCCTGGCCACCAACCTTGGTCGCAAGAAATCACTCATCATTGCAGGCCTCTTGTTCTTTATATCAGCATTAGGAAGCATGGATCCCGAATTTCTTTTCTTTGAATACGGTCATCCTTCATATTCGCTAGCGCTGATGTTCAACTTCTATCGTGTGATTGGCGGCATCGGCGTAGGTTTGGCTTCTGCCATCTGTCCTATGTACATTGGCGAGGTGGCTCCTTCTGGCATCCGTGGTATGCTGGTTTCTTGGAACCAATTTGCCATCATCTTTGGTCAGTTGGTGGTTTACTTCGTCAACTTCTTCATCCTAGGCGACCATATCCAACCAGCAGTAGAAGAAATGGGAAAGACTCTCGCCTCTCTTGATCCAAAAGCTGTATGGACTGTGGAAACCGGATGGCGCTATATGTTCGGAAGTGAGGCAGTGCCCGCAGGCCTCTTCGCGCTGCTCATCTGCTTCGTACCCGAGACCCCACGCTATCTTGTATCAATTGGTCAGGACCAGAAAGCTCTTGGCATCCTTTCAAAGATCAACGGCAGCAGCAAGGCAACTCAGATTCTGCAGGACATCAAGGACACTATGGTAGTGAAGACTGAGAAACTGATGACCTATGGTTTTGTCTGCATCTTTGTCGGCATTATGCTGTCTGTGTTTCAACAGGCTGTAGGTATCAATGCCGTGCTCTACTATGCGCCACGTATCTTCGGTGATATGGGAATGGACAATCCTATGATTCTCACCGTATTTATGGGTATTGTCAATATTCTCTTTACCCTCGTAGCCATCTTCACTGTCGAGAAGTGGGGTCGCAAGCCACTTCTTATTTGGGGATCAATTGGAATGGCTATTGGCGCACTGGGGGTGGCCATCAGTTTCGGACATGCTGGTCTGGAGTTTGTCACCGCTGCCTCTATCATGGTCTACGCGGCCTCGTTCATGTTCTCATGGGGCCCCATCACATGGGTTCTTATTGCCGAGATCTTCCCCAACACCATTCGTGGTGGTGCCGTGGCCATTGCAGTAGCTTTCCAGTGGATATTCAATTTTATAGTTTCCTCAACCTTCGTGCCCATGTTCAACATGCACCTTACAGAAGGTGATGATTTCGGACACTGGTTTACCTACGGCCTCTATGGTCTCATCTGTCTGCTGGCAGCCCTCTTCGTATGGAAGATGGTGCCTGAAACCAAAGGCAAGACGTTAGAAGATATGACCGCTATGTGGAAAAACAGAAAACAACAATAATAACTTAAAAAAACTACAAATTTATGGCATTATTAGACTGGATTGTCATCGGGCTCTTTACAATTGCCCTGATTGGCATAGTAGTATGGGTTGTTAGTCAGAAGAACAACAACTCAGCAGACTATTTTTTAGGTGGTAAGGATGCAACATGGATTGCCATCGGTGCATCTATCTTCGCCTCAAACATTGGTTCAGAGCACCTTATCGGCCTCGCCGGCGCTGGTGCTTCGTCGGGTATGGCTATGGCCCACTGGGAGATTCAGGGTTGGATGATCCTGATTCTGGGTTGGGTGTTCGTTCCTTTCTACACACGCAGTATGGTTTACACCATGCCTGAGTTCCTGGAGCGCCGCTTCAACAAGGAGAGCCGCACCATCCTCTCTGTCATCTCACTCATCTCTTACGTGCTCACCAAGGTGGCCGTCACCGTCTATGCCGGTGGTCTGGTGTTCCAGCAGGTGTTTGGCATCGAAGAACTTTGGGGCATCGATTTCTTCTGGATTGCCGCTATCGGTCTGGTACTCATCACGGCCCTCTACACCATCTTCGGTGGCATGAAGAGCGTGCTTTACACATCTGTTCTCCAGACTCCTATCCTGCTCCTCGGTTCACTCATCATCCTCGTGCTGGGCTTCAAGGCTCTGGGTGGATGGGATCAGATGATGTCTATCTGCGGTGCTGTTGATGCCAACGAGTATGGCGACAAGATGACCTCGCTCATCCGCGACAACCGCGACGCCAACTATCCCTGGTTGGGCGCCCTCATCGGTTCTGCCGTTATCGGTTTCTGGTATTGGTGTACCGACCAGTACATCGTTCAGCGCGTACTCTCTGGCAAGAATGAGAAAGAAGCTCGCCGTGGTACCATCTTCGGTGCCTACCTAAAACTGCTGCCCGTGTTCTTGTTCCTCATCCCCGGTATGATTGCTTTCGCCATGAGCACCAAGGGTGTTACCCTGCCCAACGGTGAGGTATTCGTGCTCTCTACTCCCGACGCTGCCTTCCCCACCCTCGTGGCCAAGTTGCTGCCTGCTGGTGTGAAGGGCCTGGTGGTCTGCGGTATCCTGGCAGCCTTAATGTCCTCACTGGCATCTCTTTTCAACTCTTCAGCCATGCTGTTCACCATTGACTTCTGGAAACGCCTCAAGCCCGAGACTCCCGAGAAGCAGTTGGTGCGCATCGGTCAGATTGCCACCGTGGTCATCGTAATTCTCGGCATCCTGTGGATTCCCATTATGCGCTCTGTAGGCGATGTGCTCTATAACTACCTGCAGGACGTTCAGTCTGTGCTTGCTCCTGGTATTGCCTCTGCCTTCCTGCTGGGTATTTGCTGGAAGCGTGCTTCAGCCAAGGGTGGCATGTGGGGTTTGCTGTCTGGTATCATCATCGGTCTCACCCGTCTGAGTGCCAAGGTTTACTACAGCAACGCTACCGACGCTACCGACTCATGGTTCAAGGCTGTGTTCTATGACTTCAACTGGCTGTTCTTCTGCGGCGCTATGCTGGTGGTCTGCTGTTTGGTTGTCATCGTGGTGTCACTTATCACCGAGGCTCCTGACGAGAAAAAAATCCAGGGTTTGGTATTCGGAACATCTACCCCCGAGCAGGTGGCTGCTACACGTGCTAGTTGGAACAAGTGGGATGTCATCCACACCATTATCATCTTAGGCTTCACAGCAGCCTTCTACTATTATTTCTGGTAAGTCAATTCTAGAATGCATAATTCATAATGCATAACATATAATAAGCGAAATGACTTACTATATTGAACATTCGAAAGTCTGGGTGTCGGTCGATGTCATCATCTTCGGCTTTGATGAGCAGAAACTGAAGGTACTCATCGGCCGACGCCAGATGGATCCCGGACGCGGCGAGTGGAGCCTCTATGGAGGCTTCGTCGCTGCTGACGAGAGCATCGATGATGCTGCCAAACGAACCTTGGAAACACTAACAGGCCTTAACAACCTGTATATGCGACAAGTAGGAGCCTTTGGAAGCATTGACCGTGACCCTGGTGAACGCGTCATCTCTATTGCCTATTACGCATTAATTAACGTAAAGGACTACGACGAGAAGTTACGCCAAGAGCATGGTGTAGAATGGGTTGACATCAACGAGATACCCATCCTATATTCAGACCACAACCAAATGGTAAAGCAGGCCCTGCGTATTATGCGCCAAAAAATCAAGACTGCCCCCATCAGTTTCCGTCTATTACCCCAACTCTTCACCCTCACACAACTGCAGCGTCTCTATGAAGCCGTTATTGGCGAAGAAGTTGACAAACGTAACTTTCGTAAACGCATTAAGGAAATGGACTTCATTGAGAAGACAAATCTTATCGATAAGAAGTCATCAAAACGTGGTGCGGCCTTATACCGTTTCAATAATAAGGCCTACGATGAAGATTCAAAATTTAAATTATAAAGAACACTATGTTAGAAGAACTCAAACAGAAAGTATTTAAGGCCAACTTAGACCTAGTAAAGCAGGGACTAGTAATCTTTACCTGGGGTAATGTCTCTGGTATTGACCGTGAAAAGGGGCTCGTTGTCATTAAGCCATCAGGCGTAAGCTACGACGAGATGAAAGCTGAGGACATGGTGGTGGTTGATTTGGAAAGTGGTAAGGTTGTTGAAGGCGACCTCAACCCCTCAAGCGATACACCTACCCACCTTGTATTATACAAAGCGTTCCCTAACATTCAGGGCGTGGTCCACACTCACTCTACCTATGCCACCGCTTTCGCTCAAGCAGGCAAGGACATCCCCAATATCGGAACTACTCATGCCGACTACTTCTACAAGGATATCCCATGCACTCGCGACATGACCGAAGCTGAGGTTAAAGGTCAGTACGAGTTGGAGACAGGTAATGTGATTGTTGACGAAGTTCTAAACATCCGTAAAATCAATCCCGATCACACACCTGCCGTATTGGTTAAGAACCATGGTCCGTTCTCATGGGGAACATCTCCTGACAACGCAGTATATAACGCAAAGGTAATGGAACAATGTGCCAAAATGGCCTTTATTGCATTCTCAGTGAATCCCAACTTAACAATGAACCCTTTGCTCATCGAGAAACATTATATGCGCAAACATGGCCCCAATGCCTATTATGGACAGAAAGGACAAAAACATTAATTCTAATCACTAAAATAGATACACTTATGAAAGCATTTGATAATTATGAGATTTGGTGGGTAACAGGCGCACAGCTCCTGTACGGAGGCGATGCCGTTGTTGCAGTTGACGGACACTCAAAGGAAATGGTTGACGGTCTGAACAAGAGCGGCAACATTCCCGTAAAGATTGTGTATAAAGGCACAGCCAACAGTTCAAAGGAGGTAGAGCAGATTATGCTTGCTGCTAACAACGACGAGAAGTGCGTAGGTATCATCACCTGGATGCACACCTTCTCCCCCGCCAAGATGTGGATTAAAGGTCTTCAGCAGTTACAGAAACCTCTGTGCCACTTCCATACACAGTATAATGCCGAAATCCCCTGGAGCGACATCGACATGGACTTCATGAACCTGAACCAGAGTGCTCACGGTGATATCGAGTTCGGACATATCTGCACACGCATGCGTATCGCCCGTAAAGTGGTTTGCGGTTATTGGAAGGATGAAAAAGTTCAGAAACAGATTGCCGTTTGGGCTCGCGTAGCAACTGGTGTTGCAGATGCTCACAACGTGCGCTGTCTGATGTTTGGCATGAACATGAACAACGTTGCTGTTACTGATGGTGACCGCGTAGAGTTCGAGCAGCGTCTAGGCTACCACGTTGACTACTACCCCGTATCTTCACTGATGGAGTACTTCAAGCAGGTCACCGATAAGGAGGCCGACGAGCTCGTTGAGGAGTATAAAAAACTCTACACCATCAAGATTGACGAGAGCGGAGAACAAGTTTACTGGGAGAAAGTGAAGAACGCTGCCAAGGCCGAGATTGCCCTGCGCCGCGTACTGAAGGACGAGGGCGCTACTGCCTTCACCACCAACTTCGACGACCTTGGTGATGCCAACATCGATGATCCTAACTTCTGCGGATTCGACCAGATTCCAGGTCTCGCTTCACAGCGCCTGATGCAGGAGGGTTACGGTTTCGGTGCCGAGGGCGACTGGAAGACAGCCTGCCTCTATCGCACCCTGTGGGTTATCCAGCAGGGAATGCCTACCGGCTGCTCTTTCCTGGAAGACTACACCCTCAACTTTGCCGGCGACAAGAGCTCTTGCCTGCAGAGTCACATGCTCGAGGTTTGTCCGCTCATCGCTACCGACAAGCCCAAACTCGAGGTTCACTTCCTCGGCATTGGTATTCGAAAGCAGCAAACCGCCCGTTTGGTGTTCACCTCAAAAACCGGTGCAGGAATCAAGGCCACCGTTGTAGACCTTGGTAACCGCTTCCGTCTGATTTCTCAGGAGGTAGAGTGCATCGAGCCCAAGCCCATGCCTAAGCTTCCCGTGGCTTCTGCCCTGTGGATTCCCCAGCCCAGTTTCGAGGTTGGCGCTGCTGCATGGATCCTGGCTGGTGGTACTCACCACAGTGCTTTCTCTTATGACATTAATGAAGAGTACTGGGAAGACTTCGCCGAAATGCTGGGCATTGAGTATGTAAAGATCAACAAGCAGACAAATATTGCTGATTTCAAGCAGACCCTCCGCAATAATGAAATGTACTTTATGCTGAACAAATCACTGAAGTAAATCATTATTACCTTCATAACAAAAGAACTCTGAGTCAATTTGATTCAGAGTTTTTTTTATTTACCATATCATAGATTAATGTCACACAAAACATAATACCTGCAAGCATTAAATATATCATTTACATGTGGCAAGCATTGCATTTGCTGCCAATAAGTATCACATTTGTATATTCATTTACCATTAAAAATAATACCATATTTTCAATATTATTTATTCATTTATCTATCACACCATATTTTATTATTATACCATATATATATGAAAAGACATGGAAATATTTGGCTATGTGAGCGGAAAATGTTACCTTTGCGCTCAAAATACCAAAAAACTTAAGAAAACAATGACCGCAAAACAAACCATCGAGGCTGGAAAAGCCATTCTGGGAATCGAGTTCGGTTCCACACGCATCAAGGCCGTTCTTATCGACCAAGAAAACAAACCCATAGCTCAGGGTTCACACGAGTGGGAAAACCAGCTCGTAGATGGACTATGGACCTATAGCGTGGAGGCCATTTGGTATGGTCTTCAAGACTGCTACGCAGAATTACGCAAAGACGTAATGAAGCAATACGATTGTGAGATCGAAAATTTGGCCGCCATCGGCTTCAGCGCAATGATGCATGGCTATATGGCCTTCAATCAGAACCAGCAGATTCTAGTACCATTCCGCACCTGGCGTAACACAAATACAGGAAAGGCTGCTGCCAAACTCTCTGAGCTTTTCAATTATAACATTCCCCTGCGTTGGAGTATCTCGCACCTTTATGAAGCTATTCTCGACAACGAAGAGCATGTCAGCGACATCAAATATCTAACAACATTAGCAGGCTATGTACACTGGCAGGTTACAGGCCAGTTCGTTTTGGGCGTAGGCGATGCATCTGGTATGATTCCCGTAGACCCCGCCACAAAGACATATGATGCCGAGATGGTAAAGAAGTTCGACGAGTTGATTGCTCCAAAGGGCTTCAGTTGGAAGTTGCTCGACATTCTACCAAAGTCATTGAATGCTGGCGAAAGTGCCGGTTTTCTTACACCAGAAGGTGCAAAGAGACTCGATGTCTCTGGACACCTCAAACCGGGTTGCCCCGTATGTCCACCAGAAGGCGATGCTGGTACCGGCATGGTTGCCACCAATGCAGTAAAACAGCGTACAGGTAACGTAAGTGCAGGTACTTCTTCTTTCTCTATGATTGTACTCGAGAAGCCTTTATCAAAGCCCTATGAAATGATTGATATGGTGACCACTCCCGACGGTTCGCTTGTGGCCATGGTTCACTGCAACAACTGTACTTCGGATATCAACGCATGGGTGGGCCTGTTCAAGGAATACCAGCAACTGTTGGGCCTTAAGGTCGACATGAACGAACTCTATGGCAAGTTGTTTAACAAAGCCCTTGAGGGTGATGCTGACTGTGGTGGTCTGATGGCATATAATTATGTTAGCGGTGAACCTGTAACGGGGCTAAGTGAGGGACGTCCCATGTTTGTACGCTCAGCTAACGACAAATTCAATTTAGCAAACTTCATGCGCGCACACCTCTATGGAGCCATCGGTGTTCTAAAAATCGGAAATGACATTCTGTTCAAAGACGAGATGATTCGCGTAGACCGAATCACTGGTCATGGTGGATACTTCAAAACTGCAGGCGTAGGTCAGCGCATGCTAGCTGCAGCCCTGAATAGTCCCATCAGTGTTATGGAGACAGCTGGTGAAGGAGGAGCATGGGGTATTGCTCTGCTTGCAGGCTACCTAATCAACAAGGATGGCAAGAGTTTGGCTGACTATCTTGAGGATGTGGTCTTTGCAGGTAATACCGGTATAAGCATCGCTCCAACAGCCGAGGATGTGGCCGGATTCGAACGCTACATCCAAAACTACAAGAAGTGTCTCCCCATTGAACAAGCTGCTGTAGACAACAAATAAAGAAGAATATATTAGTTAGTAGTTTAAAAATTATGAACGACAACAAAGTAATGAACATGGCAGCGGATAATATCCGTATCCTCGCTGCTTCGATGGTTGAAAAAGCCAAGTCGGGTCACCCCGGCGGTGCGATGGGTGGTGCAGACTTCATCAACACCCTTTACAGTGAGTTCCTGGTTTACGATCCTGAGAATCCCACATGGGAGGGACGCGACCGTTTCTTCCTCGATCCTGGCCACATGGCTCCAATGCTGTACAGCCAGCTCGCCCTTATCGGCAAGTACACTCTTGAGGACCTGAAGAACCTGCGTCAGTGGGGTTCAGTAACTCCTGGTCACCCCGAGCGCGAGATTGAGCGCGGCAT from the Prevotella sp. E15-22 genome contains:
- the xylE gene encoding D-xylose transporter XylE: MAQNENGSRGYLISIVMVAVLGGLLFGYDTAVISGAEKGLQAFFKTAGDFDYTDGWHGFTSASALIGCIIGSAISGFLATNLGRKKSLIIAGLLFFISALGSMDPEFLFFEYGHPSYSLALMFNFYRVIGGIGVGLASAICPMYIGEVAPSGIRGMLVSWNQFAIIFGQLVVYFVNFFILGDHIQPAVEEMGKTLASLDPKAVWTVETGWRYMFGSEAVPAGLFALLICFVPETPRYLVSIGQDQKALGILSKINGSSKATQILQDIKDTMVVKTEKLMTYGFVCIFVGIMLSVFQQAVGINAVLYYAPRIFGDMGMDNPMILTVFMGIVNILFTLVAIFTVEKWGRKPLLIWGSIGMAIGALGVAISFGHAGLEFVTAASIMVYAASFMFSWGPITWVLIAEIFPNTIRGGAVAIAVAFQWIFNFIVSSTFVPMFNMHLTEGDDFGHWFTYGLYGLICLLAALFVWKMVPETKGKTLEDMTAMWKNRKQQ
- a CDS encoding sodium:solute symporter; this translates as MALLDWIVIGLFTIALIGIVVWVVSQKNNNSADYFLGGKDATWIAIGASIFASNIGSEHLIGLAGAGASSGMAMAHWEIQGWMILILGWVFVPFYTRSMVYTMPEFLERRFNKESRTILSVISLISYVLTKVAVTVYAGGLVFQQVFGIEELWGIDFFWIAAIGLVLITALYTIFGGMKSVLYTSVLQTPILLLGSLIILVLGFKALGGWDQMMSICGAVDANEYGDKMTSLIRDNRDANYPWLGALIGSAVIGFWYWCTDQYIVQRVLSGKNEKEARRGTIFGAYLKLLPVFLFLIPGMIAFAMSTKGVTLPNGEVFVLSTPDAAFPTLVAKLLPAGVKGLVVCGILAALMSSLASLFNSSAMLFTIDFWKRLKPETPEKQLVRIGQIATVVIVILGILWIPIMRSVGDVLYNYLQDVQSVLAPGIASAFLLGICWKRASAKGGMWGLLSGIIIGLTRLSAKVYYSNATDATDSWFKAVFYDFNWLFFCGAMLVVCCLVVIVVSLITEAPDEKKIQGLVFGTSTPEQVAATRASWNKWDVIHTIIILGFTAAFYYYFW
- a CDS encoding NUDIX domain-containing protein: MTYYIEHSKVWVSVDVIIFGFDEQKLKVLIGRRQMDPGRGEWSLYGGFVAADESIDDAAKRTLETLTGLNNLYMRQVGAFGSIDRDPGERVISIAYYALINVKDYDEKLRQEHGVEWVDINEIPILYSDHNQMVKQALRIMRQKIKTAPISFRLLPQLFTLTQLQRLYEAVIGEEVDKRNFRKRIKEMDFIEKTNLIDKKSSKRGAALYRFNNKAYDEDSKFKL
- a CDS encoding L-ribulose-5-phosphate 4-epimerase — its product is MLEELKQKVFKANLDLVKQGLVIFTWGNVSGIDREKGLVVIKPSGVSYDEMKAEDMVVVDLESGKVVEGDLNPSSDTPTHLVLYKAFPNIQGVVHTHSTYATAFAQAGKDIPNIGTTHADYFYKDIPCTRDMTEAEVKGQYELETGNVIVDEVLNIRKINPDHTPAVLVKNHGPFSWGTSPDNAVYNAKVMEQCAKMAFIAFSVNPNLTMNPLLIEKHYMRKHGPNAYYGQKGQKH
- the araA gene encoding L-arabinose isomerase, which encodes MKAFDNYEIWWVTGAQLLYGGDAVVAVDGHSKEMVDGLNKSGNIPVKIVYKGTANSSKEVEQIMLAANNDEKCVGIITWMHTFSPAKMWIKGLQQLQKPLCHFHTQYNAEIPWSDIDMDFMNLNQSAHGDIEFGHICTRMRIARKVVCGYWKDEKVQKQIAVWARVATGVADAHNVRCLMFGMNMNNVAVTDGDRVEFEQRLGYHVDYYPVSSLMEYFKQVTDKEADELVEEYKKLYTIKIDESGEQVYWEKVKNAAKAEIALRRVLKDEGATAFTTNFDDLGDANIDDPNFCGFDQIPGLASQRLMQEGYGFGAEGDWKTACLYRTLWVIQQGMPTGCSFLEDYTLNFAGDKSSCLQSHMLEVCPLIATDKPKLEVHFLGIGIRKQQTARLVFTSKTGAGIKATVVDLGNRFRLISQEVECIEPKPMPKLPVASALWIPQPSFEVGAAAWILAGGTHHSAFSYDINEEYWEDFAEMLGIEYVKINKQTNIADFKQTLRNNEMYFMLNKSLK
- a CDS encoding xylulokinase gives rise to the protein MTAKQTIEAGKAILGIEFGSTRIKAVLIDQENKPIAQGSHEWENQLVDGLWTYSVEAIWYGLQDCYAELRKDVMKQYDCEIENLAAIGFSAMMHGYMAFNQNQQILVPFRTWRNTNTGKAAAKLSELFNYNIPLRWSISHLYEAILDNEEHVSDIKYLTTLAGYVHWQVTGQFVLGVGDASGMIPVDPATKTYDAEMVKKFDELIAPKGFSWKLLDILPKSLNAGESAGFLTPEGAKRLDVSGHLKPGCPVCPPEGDAGTGMVATNAVKQRTGNVSAGTSSFSMIVLEKPLSKPYEMIDMVTTPDGSLVAMVHCNNCTSDINAWVGLFKEYQQLLGLKVDMNELYGKLFNKALEGDADCGGLMAYNYVSGEPVTGLSEGRPMFVRSANDKFNLANFMRAHLYGAIGVLKIGNDILFKDEMIRVDRITGHGGYFKTAGVGQRMLAAALNSPISVMETAGEGGAWGIALLAGYLINKDGKSLADYLEDVVFAGNTGISIAPTAEDVAGFERYIQNYKKCLPIEQAAVDNK